tagaatgggagaagatattagcaaaagACTTTTCAGATACAGGGCTGaaatccaagatctgtaaagaacttctcaaactcaacacccaaaaacaaataaccaagtcaaaaatgggcagaagacatgaacagacatttcttcaaagaagacatacaaatggctaagaaagacatgaaaaactgctcatcatcattagccatcaggaaaattcaaatcaaaaccacactgagataccaccttacaccagttagaatgacaaaaattgacaTGGGAGTAAGCAACAAttgttggtgatgatgtggagaaagggaacactcttacactgttggtgggaatgcatgttggtaaagccactttggaaaacagtacagaggttcctcaaaagttaaaaatagagctacactatgacctgacaattgcattactgggtatttactccaaaaatacagttgtagtgaaaagaaagggaacATGCTCCCCCATGTTCagagtagcaatgtccacaaaagccaaactgtagaagaagccatgatgcccttcaacagatgaataaataaagttgtcATGCATATACACAATgcactattactcagccatccactTGTACAtacatggatggatctggaggggattatgctaagagaaataaggtAAGCAGAGAATGACAAcaaatcatcatatggtttcactcatatgtggaacataaggaatagcatggaagacattaggaaaatgaaggggaaaatgaatgggaagaacCAGAAGGGacaacaaaccatgaaagactatggactctgggaaacaaagcacgtgtttcagaggggagggtgtggaatgATGGTCtacccagtgatgggtattaaggaaggcatgtattgcatggagcactgggtgttatatgcaaacaatgaatcatgggacactgcatcaaaaactaatgaggtactgtatggtgactagcattacataataaagtttaaaaagtaattattgatagacaattatttattcccatttttttacttattttgtgattgtatttgtagtttttttttttctgattctttcttgtcttttctgtttttcatggtttggtgtttttttgtaaTGATCTAGTTGAATGTCTTTCTCTTCGTTCTTTATATATCTGATGGTGGCttttatttgtggttaccattatgCTTGTATATAGAATTTTCTGatgtagcagtctatattaagttgatgatcacttaagtttgaacacattctttaCTCCTATCCTTGGCATACTTAGGTATATTGTGTAATATTtcaccactttcttttttctgaaacccttgactgatttttacagaaatacttaattttcatcgtgtgtgtgtatgtgtgtgtgtgtgtgtgtgcgcgcacgcatgcTTCCCACTTTCATACTGTCATGTATGGTCTTTTAtttccactcaaagaattccctttaatatttgtGTAGGGTTGGTCTGGTGGTCATGAACTCTTTTAGTATTTGTCTGAAggactctttatctctccttctatgcTGAATGATGGCTTTGCTGGATGGAGTTTACCTGGCTGCAGATACTTCCATTTTTGCACTTTGAGTATGTTATGGAACTCTCTTCTGacttggaaagtttctgctgaaaaatcccaaCAGCGTTGTGTGGGTTACCTTGTATGTAATggtattattttctcttattttatcttttttattactccctttttcccccatttttttttgaatttttatatttatttttattttttttccattttatttattttttcagcgtaacagtattcattctttttgcacaacacccagtgctccatgcaaaacgtgccatccccattacccaccacctgttcccccaacctcccacccctgacccttcaaaaccctcaggttgtttttcagagtccatagtctcttatggttcgcctcccctccccaatgtccatagcccgctccccctctcccaatcccacctccccccagcaacccccagtttgttttgtgagattaagagtcatttatggtttgtctccctcccaatcccatcttgtttcatttattcttctcctatccccctaccccccccatgttgcttctccatggcctcatatcagggagatcatatgatagttgtctttctccgattgacttatttcactaagcatgatacgctctagttccatccacgttgtcgcaaatggcaagatttcatttcttttgatggctgcatagtattccattgtgtatatataccacatcttctttatccattcatctgttgatggacatctaggttctttccatagtctggctattgtagacattgctgctataaacattcgggtacacgtgccccttcggatcactatgtttgtatctttagggtaaatacccagtagtgcaattgctgggtcataaggtagttctattttcaacattttgaggaacctccatgctgtttttcaatatttaccctgaatgttaatgggctaaatgccccaatcaaaagacacagggtatcagaatggataaaaaaacaaaacccatcagtatgttgcctacaagaaactcattttagacgcgaagacacctccagatttaaagtgagggggtggaaaacaatttaccatgctaatgggcatcagaagaaagctggggtggcaatccttatatcagatcaattagattttaagccaaagactataataagagatgaggaaggacactatatcctactcaaagggtccgtccaacaagaagatctaacaattttaaatatctatgcccctaacgtgggagcagccaactatatcaaccaattaataacaaaatcaaagaaacacatcaataataatacaataatagtaggggacttgaacactcccctcactgaaatggacagatcatccaagcaaaagatcaacaaggaaataaaggccttaaatgacaccctggaccagatggacatcacagatatattcaggaacatttcatcccaaagcaacagaatacacattcttctctagtgcacatggaaccttctccagaatagatcacatcctgggtcacaaatcaggtctcaaccggtatcaaaagattaggatttttcccccattttaattattatgtgttttgGTATGGATATCcttaggttaattttttttcagggttctcatttctttctggatctggatatctgctTCCTTCATCAGATTAAGAATTATTTGTTCAGGgatgccagagtggctcagttggttaagccactccCATctactcaggtcgtgatctcggggtcctgggatcaagtcccacatcaggctccttgctcagcagagagcctgcttctctctctgcctctgcctgcttctgctttctctctctctctctgacaaatacataaataaataaaatctttaaaaaaagaattatttgttcAGATAAATTTctgccctcctttcttcttctgaggTTTCTATCACGTTGCTGTTACTACACTTGATAGAGAAAGTCACAGAGTTACTTTTGTCTATTCTTATTTTTAGCTCTTATTTGCTCAACATGATTATTTTCCATTAGTCTGTCTTCCAGGTTGTTAGTTCATTCCTATGATTTCTCTAGTCTGATATTTTTCTatcaattacattttttatttcatttgttatgttcttcatttctgattggtTCCCTTTTATCTCTTTATTAAGGGTTTCACTGATgccctctcctcttttctcaaatccagtgattgtctttatgatcattactctAAATTCTCTAGTAGTCATTTTACTTATATTCATTTTGCTTTGGTGTTTTGAAGGgtctttgtccttttctttcattcgggatatattcttttttctcttaattttgtttaACTCTCAGACTCTATTACTTTGTGTTAGAtaagtcagctatgtctcttgCTCTCATAGGTGATGGCCTTATGATGAAAAGTTCCTGTAGTATCATGTagtgcagtgtcccctgttcTCCAGAGCCTGACACTTGACAAAGTGTCTCCAATGAGTGTGTGCTTTGCCATTGTGtctggccactttttttttttctttcagtccacTTGTCTGTAGAAGCTCTCTTTTACTGTTGTAGGCCCTGTCTTGTCTCTGTTCAGGATGGAGTTTATGTTTACCATGTGTGCAGTGGTCTGCTTACAAAATGCAACCTGCCACCAGGGCCATTGGAAGTGAGGCTCTGAAAAACTCATAGGAGTAGAGACTCAGTATAGGTAGGGATTTGTGCTGGTCTTTTGGAGAGTACCAGTAATATAAGACTGAGGAAACTTGACTGGAGAAGATGGAACCAAAAAAATGTAGGCAGGGGTGAGGTTTGTTGTAATCAAGTGGGGTAATGAGTGTCTGCACAGTTGTCATTCCTGCAGGTGGACCTATGGTTATGCTATGGAGGAGCAAGAGAACGAAATGTTACCTATTGGCTCCTTTGTTCATGGATACATCTTTCTGCTACCCCTGTCTCTCTAGAAAGCATTTAAAGATGAtgatgcacctgggtggcttagttgttaagcatctgccttaggctcaggggtggctcagtcattaagcatctgcctttggctcaggtcatgatcccaaggacctgggactgagccccaggatgggcttcctgctcagcaggaaacctgcttctccatctctcactccccctgcttgtgttccctcttttgctgtctctctctgtgtgtcaaataaataaataaaatcttaaaaagaaaggaaaagaaaagataaaagatttcAAGATGAGTAAATAATTCACTCCCATATGTTCAGGTATTTTTCAAACTACTGCTTCTATGCTGTAACTGCATGGGCTAATTGTAATGCTATGTCTTTAAGAACAGGGACTCACCTTACTAATGCCATTGGGGCTCTCACAGAgctgagctttatttttaaaatcccagacTTTAATTTCTACTAACTTAAAGAACTCATGAGTCAGCCCCTCTTTCTTTCAAAGTCAAATGTTATGACAAGTTGTCTTCCCATGTGAGATCCCAGTGGGATAACCTGTTAATCACTCTTCCCCTACTATCTTGGGGAAGAGTGGTCATGGTTTGTTTTGCTCATCAAACATCTTCCTGGCTTTGCTATATTCTTCAAAGTGACCTCTTCTCTAACTTTATTTGTGGAGTTTCCTCTGTCATTCTATGGGTCCTTCTCTCGGTTATTTATGCTGTTGGGAGTGTTACCTAGTTGCATCCATGGGATGAAGTCAGTTAATGGCCTTTTTACTTTGTCATCTTCCCAGTCTCCCTAAggcattttaaacttttattcttcCACTTGGGGATGCTTGAGCAAAATAGTGAGGGTTGCAATATACATTGTTTATAGAAGATCTGGAGAAGAGTCTGCtctcataagaaattaaaatggaagtttGAAAGTAATGATAATGGAGGAATGTAATAATTAATACTATCTATTTATACCTGATGTAATTAGGCAATAAACACTTGTACTTTTCTAAGTCCACACCATGAACTGATAACTGATTTTCAGGAAGGTTTATTCAGCAAAGTAGGACACAGTGACAAGAAGGAAATCCAGCTTAACaacatgggaggaaaaaaaaaagttacagttatttatatatttctgaaaGGATAATGTAACTTTGAATGAAAACATAAACACTTTCCATGTATTACTAAATTTATTCATATTATGAACCAAATGAATATTTGAACTGACATAAATTTTTGTTCAGTCTTTGCAAAAGAACTTtgtttacatttaattaaaatagtatgtttAATATGAGAATTTATGAAGGGCATAGAATTATTCATATCCTACtcacatagatatagatattttctttttgttatttcattaattcattacagaatattttgaatgtaaatgccTACCACCATAGCCTATAGCTTTATGAAACAACATAGAACTTCTTTCTCCAAATAGGAAACTTTATTTACGTAAGAAATAGGGTACTTCCTGAAAACTTCACAATTGCactaatttttttggaaaaaaaagtaaaaagcatattttttatgtattgcaagtgtttttctctttttctagggAAACCAAATAGAATATGGAAAATTACAACCAAACTTTAACCAATTTCCTTTTATTGGGGTTGTTTCCACCGTCAAGTATTggcctctttctttttattctcattgcacttattttcttaatggctCTTTTTGGCAATCTATTCATGATCATCCTTATTCTCTTGGATACCcatctccacacacccatgtattttctacttagtcagctctccctcatggacctgaactacatCTCCACCATTGTCCCCAAGATGGCTTCcaattatctctctggaaacaagtcTATCTCACTTATTGGTTGTGGGGTTCAGAGCTTCTTCTTCTTGACTTTAGCCTTTGCAGAAGCACTACTCTTGACATCTATGGCCTATGACTGTTATGTGGCCATTTGTCTTCCTCTTCACTATCCTGTTCACATGAACAAAAAAGTCTGTGTGCTAATGATAATAGGATCATGGACAATAGGGTCTATCAACTCCTGTGCTCACACTGTATATGCCCTCCAAATCCCTTATTGCCAATCCAGAGCCATCAACCACTTTTTCTGTGATGTCCCTgccatgttgactctggcctgcatggacGCCTGGGTCTATGAGTACACAGTGTTTGTAAGCACCACACTCTTGATTGTGTTTCCCTTCATTGGCATTGTATGTTCCTATGGCCGGGTTCTCTTTGCCATCTGTCGCATGCAGTCaacagaggggaggaagaaggcttaTTCGACCTGCAGCACCCACCTAACTGTGGTAACTTTCTACTATGCACCCTTTGCTTACACTTATTTATGCCCAAGATCCCTCTGATCTCCAACAGAGGACAAGGCTCTGgctgtcttctacaccatcctcACCCCCATGCTTAATCCcatcatctacagcctgagaaacaaggaggtgaTAGGTGCCTTGAGAAGACTAATTCAGAGGATGTGCTCTATAAAAACGTAGAGTAAGTTCTCATTAGTCCTTTAGCCTCAGAAGTAGATCACTTCTACCTTGTATACTCCTTAAGAACACTGATACTCCAAGATTGAAGAGAAGGACTAAAACAATCtagaagattaaaataattgAGATCTGACCAGATAGTTATATATTTCTAAAcacttgttctgtttttgttatggtaatttttagtaaatataaAGGACATAGTATTTCCTCTATCTTGTTTGCAGGTTTttctaatatgtagaaattataaTAGGGATTGCCCAACTTGATGATATCATTCAATATCATAGTTCTACTGTACTTTATATCCCAAAGTGACTAAAATAATGCAAAGAACAATAAATGCCATCACCTTGGTCATTTTATTGATAaccaaaatattgttttatttctattatagtGTATTCTTAACTGATGCATGTCATTTGTTTTATCTCCAAGTTTTCAGGACAGGTGATAGACATAGAGGTTTGTCAGAGACTTCTCATAAATTAGAATTTCTTACATCACTAGggaggaaatataaaaaagtttgcatcattttggggtgtctggatggctcagtaatttaagtgtctgccttaagctcaggtaatgtttccaggatcctgagctcaaggtcctgcttctccctctccctctgatgtttcccatgcatgtgctctctctgtgtcaaaaaataagataaaataaattaataaaataaaataaataaaataaaatccttggaaAAAATTTCTATCTTTTATGAGAGGATCTCTGAGATAGTTTGggtgattattttttaagttttatgtattttagaaagagagtgaaagagaaggagagagatcaggGACAGGGTAcaaaagggaggggagaaaaacacaagcagactccgtgttgagtgtggagcccaacatgggggctGGATTTTCCTACCCTGAGATattgacttgagccaaaaccaggagtcaaatACCTAACTAACCATGCCACCCCAGGAACCCCAATCTaggtggttcttttctttttaagattttagttatttgagatagagtgaggaagagaaagacagcatgaaaagggagtggggagggagaagcagaccctcccagttgggcaggaagcctgttgcTGGGTTTAATCCCGGGACCCCAGTTTCACGACCTatcctgaaggcagatgtttaaccaactgagccactcaggtacacctaatctaattctttttttaaaaaggttttattattcatttgacagagagagacacaacaagagagggaaaatgAGCAGGGTGGGGctggaaaaaggagaagcaggcttcctgccaagcagagatcccaacaCAGGCctagatcccagtaccctgggatcatgacatgagctgaaggctgGCACTTAATGACTGATTCACTCAGTCACCCCTAATTCTTAAGGGAGAAATCTAAAGGATATATAATTAGAGTTGGAGAAATACAAAATGGGCTGTAGAAGAATGGTAgctactttaaaattatttaaaaaattaatctgtgcaaattaataaatcaaaaaaCTCTTGAATGATTCCTTAATATATGCTAAAATTGTATATCTCATATAACCACTGTTATAAACTTATAACATAATACTTGCAATGAAAATGTTATGCTCCATTTGCTAGTCTCATAATTCTAGAAGATTAGCTTTGGGGGTTTGTTTGGCATCAACATTTGCACTTCAGTATTTTGAACAGCTATACTTGCTCGGTCATTTCCCTACAAAATTCCTGTCATTAATACCACTTTAACTTAATAATGGATAAAGGTCCATTACTATCAGGAGAGACTCTACTATACTCTTTATTTTCTAAGGATATGTGGGAAGAAGGAAACTAGAATTATCATCTAAGAAGCCATGGGTTATCCCAATGACAAAAATGGTGGATGAGTCACGTATTAGACTTGAAAATTATCACTCTTTCCCGAAATAGGTGATCCATATTTTAGAAAACATGATATGAATTGTAGgtttttatacaaaaaataatttaacatttagaAAGTTCTTGACTATTAACTGATTAAAAGCTTTACTTTGGAATGACACAGGTATGACTGCTTATCGTCTAATATATcatagaaatttttttcattataaggaATTGCATGATATTATAGCAATACTTAAAACAAACAGTTTCATGATTTTGAAATGATTGCCTCATACCACAAAATTTAAATCTCAAATACGGAGAAAAGATGATATTTATGACTTAGTATCAATAACCAAATACTTCTAAGCATTTACTGTTTTATCACttacttaaaatatgatttagaatACGATTAGCTAAAGTTCTAAGCtgaagcatatttatttattaacaaaaattttaattagaaacaattatgatttaaaaagagtaataggggggagtcaagatggcgtggaagtaggaggaggcaccatttcaacctgtaccctaaagtgagctgattacctaccaaagaactccgaccacccatgaaatcagcctgagatcagaattatacacgtctggatctctacaggagcagaagacgccagtggcaggtaaagcagactgggaacgtccgaagataaacaaaagggggagggagccaccagaggtgacctatcggaaagtaacaccccaacacgagagtgctctgcgtctggggaccagcattaacttggagtctggttgaaagcactcaaaaaacaaacagcaaaggatcgccagggtggggggggggtaatagtgggaacctgggcagttagggtcagggacctaagtccccggacccaggacagcctcccctggcgcggagccagagagagtgcggcggagaaatcaggtctccgtccctgagcagccagtgcacctgaacgccagcgcgcccgagaacgagtggggtctggctcccgtgaggggctgggagcctggccagacggcaatcctgaaacgcgcgcgtcccacaccctcccttgggaaaggtgctcataggcgctagcctggagctctggcagccagaaaaacagacattcccagctcgggacagcgggaaaatctcagtgcgcgatctctgctcggaacctctctggcggtctggagctgcctagacagccaccgctgccctggttttgggtacaacgaggagctcctgcatccccagggacagtgactcagaaccgactctgccagcagcttttgcaaaacagtctgaggcttctctctgagagggaggttggggtgctgtttgctctcctctaaacctccaaaaaccatcaaaagctgtcaaggcgagagaaagcagatgaaagaacataaaaacccccagagaacaaaaggctgaaaaaaaacagtttcctgaaaaaaaaaagagctcacccccttgaggggagcaggaggacctaactcagggaacatcattgtctgaaaacccacgtggcaggcccctcccccagaaaaccaaccaggaaggaagaaaaaaaaacaaaagactacaagagaacaatcaccactacttcataaatacaacttttatttttaactctttaccaatattctggttctttttaaattttttaacctattttttatactttttataattttttaacctatttaccatcacactgagatgtccagtacatcaaattctttaataaccttctaacctgaactttttgatacatatacccgtgtttttcttttgtttttctatttttttaattctttttaattttaacttagtttagtctagtttattcttttttaatttttattttctactatacatatagagttaaacttcaaggtaatcccctttccccaatcaatgctacccctataagcaaaccagtttctaatccccctgtaacttaggaaagttgagtcccttaacaaaaa
The window above is part of the Meles meles unplaced genomic scaffold, mMelMel3.1 paternal haplotype, whole genome shotgun sequence genome. Proteins encoded here:
- the LOC123936054 gene encoding olfactory receptor 2L5-like, which gives rise to MASNYLSGNKSISLIGCGVQSFFFLTLAFAEALLLTSMAYDCYVAICLPLHYPVHMNKKVCVLMIIGSWTIGSINSCAHTVYALQIPYCQSRAINHFFCDVPAMLTLACMDAWVYEYTVFVSTTLLIVFPFIGIVCSYGRVLFAICRMQSTEGRKKAYSTCSTHLTVVTFYYAPFAYTYLCPRSL